A section of the Roseovarius sp. W115 genome encodes:
- a CDS encoding NAD(P)H-quinone oxidoreductase produces the protein MLPETMKTVEMTEPGGPEVLTLGTRPLPEPRAGEVLVKVTAAGVNGPDLVQRRGHYPPPKGASDLLGLEVSGQVVGVGADVTSWSEGDAICGLTNGGGYAEFVAVDASHCLPLPDSMDAVDAAGLCETYFTVWSNLFLDQNIAEGSVLLVHGGAGGIGSTAIQLGGAKGMRVFTTCTGDEDMAYVTGLGAERAIDFKTEDFVSILREAGGANLILDIIGGDYVARNVKAAHADARIVQLAFNAGSRMEIDLMPIMLKRLTYTGSTLRSRPEAFKTRVAADLRKHVWPLLSKGEIGTHTHQVFPFSQAAEAHRMMEAAQHRGKILLTP, from the coding sequence ATGCTGCCAGAGACCATGAAAACGGTGGAGATGACCGAGCCAGGCGGCCCGGAGGTTCTTACGCTCGGGACGCGCCCGCTGCCCGAGCCGCGCGCCGGTGAAGTTCTGGTTAAGGTCACTGCGGCGGGCGTGAACGGCCCGGACCTGGTGCAGCGGCGCGGGCATTACCCGCCGCCCAAGGGCGCATCTGACTTGCTCGGCCTTGAGGTCTCGGGCCAGGTTGTGGGCGTCGGCGCAGATGTGACCAGCTGGTCTGAAGGCGACGCGATCTGCGGGCTGACGAATGGTGGTGGTTACGCCGAATTTGTGGCGGTAGACGCCTCGCACTGCCTGCCCCTGCCTGACAGCATGGATGCGGTGGATGCGGCAGGGCTCTGCGAGACGTATTTTACTGTCTGGAGCAATCTCTTTCTCGATCAGAACATCGCTGAGGGCAGTGTCCTTTTGGTGCATGGTGGCGCGGGCGGCATTGGGTCCACCGCCATTCAGCTTGGCGGCGCCAAGGGCATGCGGGTGTTCACAACCTGCACGGGCGACGAGGACATGGCCTATGTCACGGGCCTTGGCGCGGAACGGGCGATTGATTTCAAGACGGAGGATTTCGTGTCCATCCTGCGCGAAGCGGGTGGCGCGAACCTCATCCTTGATATCATCGGCGGCGACTATGTGGCGCGCAACGTCAAGGCGGCGCATGCGGATGCGCGTATTGTGCAGCTGGCCTTCAACGCGGGCTCGCGGATGGAAATTGACCTTATGCCGATTATGCTCAAGCGCCTGACCTATACCGGCTCGACCCTGCGCTCGCGTCCTGAGGCGTTCAAGACGCGTGTGGCCGCCGATTTGCGCAAACATGTCTGGCCGCTTCTGAGCAAGGGCGAGATTGGCACACATACCCATCAGGTCTTTCCCTTTAGCCAGGCCGCTGAGGCGCATCGCATGATGGAAGCGGCACAGCATCGTGGGAAAATCCTGTTGACGCCATAA
- a CDS encoding ketopantoate reductase family protein, producing the protein MAYKILILGASYGSLLGTKMAMAGHDVDLVCREATAALINSEGTEVRIKLKGEEDHRSIFSKDLAGKVGAVTPENADPNAYDMIGLAMQEPQYSTPVLKELMGRVAASGKPCLSIMNMPPLPYLKRIPQLKDADLTAAFADPEVWDGFNPDLVTLCSPDPQAFRPPEEKANVLHVGLPTNFKAARFPDAGHNAILDTLEADIAGVTIEGKDVPVKLKAFDSLFVPLAKWSMLLTGNYRCITDGEPRAIKDAVHSDPEMSADVYAYVVKLAESLGADAADMVPFEKYANAAQNLLKPSSAARAIAAGATQIERVDRLVQQISKSAGMSHPEVEATVATVDMQLERNRAKG; encoded by the coding sequence ATGGCCTATAAAATTCTGATCCTCGGAGCCTCTTATGGTTCTTTGCTTGGCACCAAAATGGCGATGGCCGGTCATGATGTGGACCTTGTCTGCCGCGAGGCGACGGCGGCGCTGATCAATTCGGAAGGCACCGAGGTGCGCATCAAGCTCAAAGGCGAAGAGGATCACCGCTCAATCTTTTCCAAGGACTTGGCCGGCAAGGTGGGTGCGGTGACGCCCGAAAATGCAGATCCCAACGCCTATGACATGATTGGTCTCGCGATGCAGGAGCCGCAATATAGCACGCCCGTGCTCAAAGAGCTGATGGGCCGCGTGGCGGCCTCTGGCAAGCCGTGCCTGTCGATCATGAACATGCCACCCCTGCCGTATCTGAAGCGCATTCCACAACTGAAGGACGCGGACCTCACAGCTGCCTTTGCCGATCCAGAGGTTTGGGACGGGTTCAACCCCGATCTTGTCACGCTCTGCAGCCCCGACCCGCAGGCCTTCCGTCCACCAGAGGAAAAGGCCAACGTGCTGCATGTTGGCCTGCCAACTAATTTCAAGGCCGCGCGCTTTCCCGATGCGGGGCATAACGCAATCCTTGATACGCTGGAGGCCGACATTGCGGGTGTGACGATTGAGGGCAAGGATGTGCCGGTGAAGCTCAAGGCGTTCGACTCGCTTTTTGTGCCGTTGGCCAAGTGGTCCATGCTGCTCACTGGCAATTACCGCTGCATCACCGACGGCGAGCCGCGCGCGATCAAGGACGCGGTGCATAGCGACCCGGAGATGTCGGCGGATGTCTATGCCTATGTGGTGAAACTGGCCGAAAGCCTTGGGGCGGATGCCGCCGACATGGTGCCGTTTGAGAAATACGCCAATGCGGCGCAGAATTTGTTGAAACCGTCGTCTGCGGCCCGCGCCATCGCGGCAGGGGCCACGCAGATCGAACGGGTGGACCGGCTAGTACAGCAGATCTCCAAGAGTGCCGGGATGAGCCATCCCGAAGTGGAGGCCACCGTGGCGACGGTGGATATGCAGCTGGAGCGGAACAGGGCGAAAGGGTAG
- a CDS encoding ring-cleaving dioxygenase: MIKEIKGLHHVTSMAGDANRNNAFFTQILGLRRIKKTVNFDAPEVYHLYFGDETGTPGSVMTTFPFGAMPRGRRGVGEVGVTEFAVPHGALPYWSKRLAAAEVIGLEESTAFGETRLSFDGPDGDGFALVETDPRGRTPWTGADVPEDVGILGFHGARFALQESAATAELLSFMGYQKVGTEGDLTRFVIEGGNAADTIDLQELPGANPADQGAGSVHHIAFAVEDRAAQLAVRDRLLHTGYQVTPVIDRDYFWAIYFRTPGGVLFEVATNEPGFDRDEDTANLGQALKLPTRYEPLRDKIEAGLPDITDERITA; encoded by the coding sequence ATGATCAAAGAGATCAAAGGCCTGCATCACGTCACGTCGATGGCGGGTGACGCCAATCGCAACAACGCGTTCTTCACGCAAATCCTTGGCCTGCGGCGGATCAAGAAGACCGTCAATTTCGACGCGCCGGAGGTCTATCACCTCTATTTCGGTGATGAGACCGGCACGCCCGGCTCGGTCATGACGACCTTTCCCTTTGGCGCGATGCCACGGGGACGGCGCGGTGTGGGCGAGGTCGGCGTGACGGAATTCGCCGTCCCGCATGGGGCGTTGCCCTATTGGTCCAAACGGCTCGCTGCGGCAGAGGTGATCGGGCTGGAAGAGAGCACAGCCTTCGGTGAGACCCGTCTGAGCTTTGACGGCCCGGATGGGGACGGCTTTGCTCTGGTGGAAACCGATCCGCGTGGGCGCACCCCCTGGACCGGAGCGGATGTGCCCGAGGATGTCGGTATCCTTGGTTTTCATGGCGCGCGGTTCGCGTTGCAGGAAAGTGCGGCGACAGCAGAGTTGTTGAGCTTCATGGGGTATCAAAAGGTCGGAACTGAAGGCGACCTGACCCGGTTTGTCATCGAGGGAGGCAATGCCGCCGACACGATTGACCTACAAGAATTGCCCGGTGCGAACCCCGCGGATCAGGGCGCAGGCTCTGTCCATCACATCGCCTTTGCCGTGGAAGACCGCGCCGCGCAACTCGCCGTGCGGGACAGGCTTCTCCACACGGGCTATCAGGTCACCCCGGTGATTGACCGAGACTATTTCTGGGCCATTTATTTCCGCACGCCGGGCGGCGTCTTGTTCGAGGTCGCCACCAATGAGCCGGGCTTTGATCGGGATGAGGATACCGCCAACCTGGGTCAGGCCCTGAAATTGCCCACGCGCTATGAGCCGCTGCGGGACAAGATCGAGGCAGGCCTGCCCGACATCACAGATGAAAGGATCACCGCATGA
- a CDS encoding pirin family protein, with the protein MSWNPTHSPDCPNSGQLETLIIPRARDLGGFEVRRALPSPKRQMVGPFIFFDQMGPAEFITDGGIDVRPHPHIGLGTVTYLYQGEFEHRDSLGTHQMIYPGEVNWMLAGRGVTHSERTSDETRATCHKLFGIQTWVALPEDREDMAPDFEHHKQEALPEISDGGAEAKLILGTGWGAASPVTMQSEIFYADVTLAAGAQFPLPDDHEDRGIYVTQGSIEVAGDVFEAGRMMVFRPGDKISVKAGAQGARLMALGGETLNEARYIWWNFVSSSRDRIEEAKEAWNAADWDSGPFNLPPGDADEYISIPPELERTRPKEWPQRNGG; encoded by the coding sequence ATGAGCTGGAACCCGACACATTCGCCTGATTGTCCGAATAGCGGACAGCTTGAGACGCTGATCATCCCGCGTGCCCGTGATCTGGGTGGGTTTGAGGTGCGTCGCGCCTTGCCGAGCCCCAAGCGGCAGATGGTCGGGCCCTTTATCTTCTTTGACCAGATGGGTCCGGCGGAGTTCATCACCGACGGGGGCATTGATGTGCGCCCGCATCCGCATATCGGGCTGGGCACGGTGACCTATCTCTATCAGGGCGAGTTTGAGCATCGCGACAGTTTGGGCACGCATCAGATGATCTACCCCGGTGAGGTCAACTGGATGTTGGCCGGGCGTGGGGTGACGCATTCTGAGCGCACCAGTGATGAGACACGCGCAACGTGTCACAAGCTCTTTGGCATCCAGACCTGGGTCGCCTTGCCCGAGGACCGCGAGGATATGGCCCCGGATTTCGAGCATCACAAACAAGAGGCGCTACCGGAGATATCCGACGGCGGGGCCGAGGCGAAGCTAATCCTTGGCACGGGCTGGGGCGCGGCCAGTCCTGTGACCATGCAGTCCGAGATTTTCTATGCCGATGTCACGCTGGCCGCTGGTGCGCAGTTTCCTCTGCCGGATGATCATGAGGACCGCGGCATCTATGTCACCCAAGGCAGCATCGAGGTGGCAGGAGACGTGTTTGAGGCCGGGCGCATGATGGTGTTTCGACCCGGTGACAAGATCAGCGTGAAGGCTGGTGCACAGGGCGCGCGGCTGATGGCGCTGGGCGGTGAAACACTCAATGAGGCGCGCTATATCTGGTGGAATTTCGTATCGTCATCCAGGGATCGGATCGAGGAAGCCAAAGAGGCCTGGAATGCCGCCGATTGGGACAGCGGGCCGTTCAACCTGCCACCCGGGGATGCAGACGAGTACATTTCGATCCCGCCTGAGCTGGAGAGGACACGGCCCAAAGAATGGCCGCAGCGAAACGGCGGTTGA
- a CDS encoding thiamine pyrophosphate-binding protein, whose protein sequence is MRNGGQLLVESLVALGASKSFGVPGESYLAVLDALYDTAGQLDFVLCRNEGGAAFMAAAYGKLTGSPGICLVTRGPGATNASIGVHTARQDSAPMLLFVGQVGTDQKGREAFQEVDYRAVFGTMAKWAVEIDRVERIPEILSRAWSVALSGRPGPVVIALPEDMLTSLTEVSPLSGPFEIAEPAPTSDGLAQARVILEAAERPLVITGGCNWTAEGRTNLQAFAEASDIPVVAAFRYQDQFDNHSACYAGEAGVGMPPHVKDLIRRADVVLAVNIRFGEMTTDAYTLFDVPEPRQTVIHVHPDAAEIGKIYAPRLGMVAGPNAFADALRPVRGAWAAWRAEARAAYEGSLELPDLPSPVDMGQVSAHLRRVLPQDAIVTNGAGNFAVWPNKFLQFGAKAKLLAPQSGAMGYGLPAAIAAKVVHPERCVVCFAGDGDFQMNCQELASAAQAGAQPIVLIVNNGIYGTIRAHQERHFPERVSGTTMVNPDFSALARAYGFYAERVERTEDFAAAFDRALASETGAVLDLNVSPEALTPRQSLSEMRAAGLKARAET, encoded by the coding sequence ATGCGCAACGGAGGTCAGCTTCTGGTCGAAAGCCTGGTGGCTTTAGGCGCGAGCAAGAGTTTTGGTGTGCCGGGAGAGAGCTACCTGGCAGTTCTGGATGCGCTTTATGACACAGCCGGTCAGCTTGATTTCGTGCTGTGCCGCAACGAAGGCGGGGCCGCGTTTATGGCGGCGGCTTATGGCAAGCTCACGGGCAGCCCGGGCATTTGTCTGGTGACACGCGGGCCGGGGGCGACGAATGCCTCAATCGGCGTGCACACCGCCCGACAGGACAGCGCGCCGATGCTTCTTTTTGTGGGGCAGGTGGGCACCGATCAGAAGGGCCGCGAGGCCTTCCAAGAGGTAGACTACCGCGCGGTCTTTGGCACGATGGCCAAATGGGCGGTTGAGATTGACCGGGTAGAGCGCATTCCAGAAATCCTCTCAAGGGCGTGGTCCGTGGCGCTGTCCGGGCGGCCCGGGCCGGTGGTGATCGCGCTGCCTGAGGACATGCTGACCTCGCTCACTGAGGTGTCTCCGCTGAGCGGGCCGTTTGAGATAGCCGAGCCTGCGCCGACATCAGACGGATTGGCCCAGGCACGCGTGATACTGGAGGCCGCAGAGCGCCCTTTGGTGATCACAGGCGGGTGCAACTGGACGGCAGAAGGCCGCACAAATCTTCAAGCCTTTGCTGAGGCCTCTGACATCCCCGTGGTGGCGGCCTTTCGCTATCAGGATCAGTTTGACAATCACTCCGCCTGCTATGCCGGAGAGGCCGGGGTGGGCATGCCGCCACATGTCAAAGACCTTATCCGCCGCGCGGATGTGGTGTTGGCCGTGAACATCCGCTTTGGCGAGATGACCACCGATGCCTATACGCTTTTCGATGTGCCCGAGCCGCGTCAGACGGTGATCCATGTGCATCCTGATGCGGCGGAGATTGGCAAGATATATGCGCCGCGTTTGGGGATGGTTGCAGGACCGAACGCCTTTGCCGACGCGTTGCGCCCCGTGCGCGGTGCCTGGGCGGCATGGCGCGCAGAGGCGCGTGCGGCCTATGAGGGCAGTCTGGAGCTGCCTGACCTGCCGTCGCCGGTGGATATGGGGCAGGTGTCCGCACATTTGCGCCGCGTTTTGCCTCAGGATGCGATTGTGACCAATGGGGCGGGAAACTTTGCCGTGTGGCCCAACAAATTCCTGCAATTTGGGGCCAAGGCCAAACTGCTTGCACCACAATCGGGGGCCATGGGATATGGCCTGCCAGCCGCGATTGCGGCAAAGGTCGTGCACCCGGAGCGGTGCGTGGTCTGTTTCGCCGGCGACGGCGATTTCCAGATGAATTGCCAGGAGCTGGCCTCTGCGGCACAGGCGGGAGCACAGCCCATTGTGCTCATTGTCAACAACGGCATCTACGGCACGATCCGCGCCCATCAGGAGCGGCATTTCCCCGAGCGGGTGTCAGGCACGACGATGGTGAACCCGGATTTCTCGGCCTTGGCGCGGGCATATGGGTTTTATGCCGAGCGGGTTGAGAGAACGGAGGATTTCGCGGCTGCGTTTGATCGGGCGCTGGCATCGGAAACTGGGGCTGTTTTGGATTTGAACGTGTCACCCGAGGCGCTGACACCGCGGCAATCCCTGAGCGAAATGCGGGCGGCGGGGTTGAAGGCGCGGGCGGAAACCTGA
- the otnC gene encoding 3-oxo-tetronate 4-phosphate decarboxylase: MSEEAKLREEICAIAKSMFDRGLTCGASGNISARLSDGTLLMTPTGSSMGFLDPARISHLDETMTHLSGDPPTKEIPLHAAFYETRTGTGAVVHLHSTHSVALSVLPDTDPDDVLPRLTPYSLMRLGRVKLLPFFLPGDAAMGDAVRGLAGKRAAVLLANHGPVVAGKDLWAAVYAMEELEETAKLALLTRGANPRLLQDAEVQALAAKFDLDV; the protein is encoded by the coding sequence ATGAGCGAAGAGGCCAAACTGCGCGAAGAGATTTGCGCCATTGCCAAGTCGATGTTTGACCGCGGCCTGACCTGTGGCGCCTCCGGCAACATCTCGGCACGGCTCTCCGATGGTACGCTTCTTATGACGCCCACAGGCAGTTCCATGGGGTTTCTCGACCCGGCGCGGATCAGCCATTTGGACGAGACCATGACGCATCTCTCCGGCGATCCGCCCACCAAGGAAATCCCGCTGCATGCTGCATTCTACGAGACCCGCACCGGCACCGGCGCCGTGGTGCATTTGCACTCTACCCATTCCGTCGCGCTCTCGGTGCTGCCAGACACCGACCCAGACGACGTGCTGCCGCGCCTCACACCTTATTCCCTGATGCGCCTGGGCCGGGTGAAGCTCCTGCCCTTTTTCCTGCCCGGCGATGCCGCCATGGGTGACGCGGTACGTGGTCTCGCAGGCAAACGCGCCGCCGTGCTTTTGGCCAATCACGGCCCGGTGGTGGCAGGCAAAGACCTCTGGGCGGCGGTCTATGCGATGGAAGAACTGGAAGAGACGGCGAAGCTGGCGCTGTTGACCCGTGGGGCAAACCCGAGGCTGTTGCAGGATGCTGAGGTACAAGCGTTGGCGGCGAAGTTTGATTTGGATGTGTGA
- the otnK gene encoding 3-oxo-tetronate kinase — MKIGVIADDFTGASDIALTLAEGGMRTAQFIGVPDAPAPVGIEAGVVALKTRTCPVDQAVETSRAACDWLTDQGATQIIFKVCSTFDSTDTGNIGPVLDALAERLNTPRTITCPAFPENGRSVYQGHLFVNDTLLNESGMQDHPLTPMRDADLRRVLARQSQREIGHVPALIVMQGAEAIKAALSEKGHIIVDAIRDDDLMEIGMAVQDEVLLCGGSGIAMGLPANFGAGPGTPDWQAITGPGAVLSGSCSIATRAQVTRLKAKAPHREITAEDVLDHGLSATDLAEWVLAQPSAPLIYSSADPEIVRAAQDKYGQDTVAQAIEALFSDLAKTLVANGLSRLVVAGGETSGAVVSGLKANVLQIGPRLAPGVPALRLEQDRPIALALKSGNFGDEDFFASALARMEGNP, encoded by the coding sequence GTGAAGATCGGCGTCATCGCAGACGACTTCACCGGTGCCTCCGACATTGCGCTTACCCTCGCCGAAGGTGGGATGCGCACAGCGCAGTTCATCGGCGTGCCCGATGCGCCTGCCCCGGTTGGGATTGAGGCTGGCGTGGTGGCCCTGAAAACCCGAACCTGCCCGGTCGATCAGGCAGTGGAAACATCTCGCGCCGCCTGTGACTGGCTCACGGATCAGGGCGCCACCCAGATCATCTTCAAGGTCTGCTCCACCTTCGACAGCACCGATACCGGCAATATCGGCCCCGTGCTGGACGCGCTTGCCGAGCGGCTGAACACCCCTCGCACGATCACCTGCCCCGCCTTTCCGGAAAACGGGCGCAGTGTCTATCAGGGGCATCTTTTTGTGAACGATACGCTTTTGAATGAAAGCGGGATGCAAGATCATCCGCTCACCCCGATGCGGGATGCAGACCTGCGCCGTGTCCTTGCGCGCCAAAGCCAGCGCGAGATTGGCCATGTCCCTGCTTTGATCGTGATGCAAGGGGCTGAGGCCATCAAGGCGGCACTTTCCGAAAAAGGTCACATCATCGTCGATGCCATCCGCGATGATGATCTCATGGAAATCGGCATGGCCGTGCAGGATGAAGTCCTCCTTTGTGGCGGGTCCGGCATTGCCATGGGTCTGCCCGCCAATTTCGGGGCCGGCCCCGGTACGCCAGACTGGCAAGCGATCACAGGTCCCGGCGCAGTTCTTTCGGGGTCATGCAGCATCGCCACGCGCGCGCAAGTCACCCGTCTCAAAGCCAAGGCACCTCACAGAGAAATCACAGCGGAAGACGTGCTCGACCATGGCCTCTCAGCAACCGACCTTGCCGAATGGGTACTGGCCCAACCCAGCGCGCCGCTGATCTATTCCTCTGCCGATCCAGAGATCGTTCGTGCCGCTCAAGACAAATACGGCCAGGACACCGTGGCCCAGGCCATTGAGGCGCTTTTCTCAGACCTCGCGAAAACCCTGGTCGCAAACGGCCTATCACGTCTTGTGGTGGCAGGCGGCGAAACCTCGGGCGCAGTGGTGTCGGGGTTGAAAGCGAATGTGCTCCAAATCGGCCCGCGCCTTGCCCCCGGCGTACCCGCCCTGCGCCTAGAGCAGGACCGCCCCATTGCATTGGCCCTCAAGTCCGGCAATTTTGGCGATGAGGATTTCTTTGCCAGCGCGCTGGCTCGAATGGAAGGCAACCCATGA
- a CDS encoding N-acyl homoserine lactonase family protein, producing the protein MKEWEVFAVKYADRNARTRADSFIFDDNHDAPHAMDYFIWVLRHDSRVIIVDTGYDEAEGNARGRPIRMSPTEALAPLDIDPKAVTDIIVTHLHYDHAGGLHLFPNAQIHLQAAEMEYATGPCMCHDTLRMPFTTGHVCETIHRLYNGKVSFYRGDHQLEDGLSLHLIGGHSRGLQAVRVHTSAGWMVLASDASHFYENVLKSKPFPIVVDVEDMLSGYNTLKRLAGRPELIIPGHDPLVRDLFELGPADHITRLDRGPIKDVPL; encoded by the coding sequence ATGAAGGAATGGGAGGTCTTTGCGGTCAAATACGCCGACCGCAACGCACGCACACGCGCCGACAGCTTTATCTTCGATGACAACCACGACGCGCCGCACGCCATGGACTACTTCATCTGGGTCCTGCGCCACGACAGTCGTGTGATCATTGTAGACACCGGCTATGACGAGGCCGAAGGCAACGCGCGCGGCCGTCCCATCCGGATGTCTCCGACAGAGGCTCTGGCCCCTCTGGACATCGACCCCAAGGCCGTTACGGATATCATCGTCACGCATCTGCACTATGACCACGCAGGCGGGCTGCATCTTTTCCCAAACGCACAAATCCACCTGCAAGCGGCGGAAATGGAATATGCCACGGGTCCCTGCATGTGCCACGACACCCTGCGTATGCCCTTCACCACCGGCCATGTTTGCGAGACAATCCACCGGCTGTACAATGGCAAGGTCAGTTTCTATCGCGGCGATCACCAATTGGAAGACGGCCTCAGCCTGCACCTGATCGGCGGCCACTCTCGCGGGTTACAGGCGGTGCGTGTGCACACCTCCGCAGGCTGGATGGTGCTGGCCTCGGACGCGTCTCATTTCTATGAAAACGTGTTGAAATCCAAACCCTTCCCCATCGTTGTGGATGTGGAGGACATGCTAAGCGGTTACAACACACTCAAACGTCTTGCAGGCCGGCCAGAACTTATCATTCCGGGCCATGACCCGCTTGTGCGAGACCTGTTTGAACTCGGCCCGGCGGATCACATCACCCGCCTCGACCGCGGCCCGATCAAGGATGTTCCCCTGTGA
- a CDS encoding putative quinol monooxygenase: MFAVTVTFEIKPENVDRFLALVQENAQTSLRDEPGCQLFDICHTPGETTVFLYEIYDSKAAFDAHLASQHFKTFDAATAQMVDSKDARLFEKVIR, translated from the coding sequence ATGTTTGCCGTTACCGTCACCTTTGAGATCAAACCGGAAAACGTGGACAGATTTCTCGCGCTCGTGCAGGAAAACGCACAAACTTCCCTAAGGGACGAGCCGGGATGCCAGCTTTTCGATATCTGCCATACCCCCGGCGAAACAACTGTCTTTCTCTATGAGATATATGACAGCAAGGCGGCCTTCGACGCGCACCTCGCCTCTCAGCACTTCAAAACCTTTGATGCCGCCACCGCGCAAATGGTAGACAGCAAAGACGCGCGGTTGTTTGAAAAGGTCATCAGATGA
- a CDS encoding isocitrate/isopropylmalate family dehydrogenase — MFRAFAFFREMFDAEAARHQEIASGHAYVDAMALWMVQRPWDFDVLVTENMFGDILSDLGAGIMGGLGVAPSADIGLEHAVFQPCHGSAPDIAGQGVANPFAMILSAAMMLDWLGVKHDHPALLADGARLQAAVDQVLARGDVLTRDLGGTAGTQDAAQAVMAALDAG; from the coding sequence GTGTTCCGCGCCTTTGCGTTCTTCCGCGAGATGTTCGACGCCGAAGCGGCGCGGCATCAGGAGATTGCATCGGGCCACGCTTATGTGGATGCGATGGCGCTCTGGATGGTGCAGCGGCCCTGGGATTTTGATGTGCTGGTCACAGAGAACATGTTCGGTGACATTCTATCTGATCTGGGTGCCGGGATCATGGGCGGTCTGGGTGTCGCGCCGTCGGCTGATATCGGGTTGGAGCACGCAGTGTTTCAGCCCTGTCATGGTTCGGCGCCGGATATTGCCGGGCAGGGGGTGGCCAATCCTTTTGCGATGATCCTGTCGGCGGCGATGATGCTGGATTGGCTGGGTGTAAAACATGATCATCCGGCTCTTTTGGCCGATGGCGCGCGGTTGCAGGCTGCGGTGGATCAGGTCTTGGCGCGTGGAGATGTGTTGACCCGTGATCTGGGCGGTACTGCAGGCACGCAAGATGCCGCACAGGCTGTGATGGCTGCGTTGGACGCAGGATGA
- a CDS encoding Gfo/Idh/MocA family protein translates to MSGAGRIRVACLGAGYFAQFHYDSWARMAEVELVGSCDMDLVKAAATGLPAYDDLGQMLDEADPDVLDIILPPNAHAAAIEQAIAHGVKTIICQKPFCRALAEARHIAHRAESAGVTLIVHENFRFQPWYRAIKSALAAGAVGQFHQATFRFRPGDGQGPRAYLDRQPYFQKMPRFLVHETAVHWIDTFRYLFGDPVSVYADLRKLNPVIDGEDAGYILFEYANGARALFDGNRHLDHAADNLRRTMGEALIEGTDGALSLFGDGAVSVRAQGALEGQVILGPDEWSGFGGDCVHALQEHVVAGLNSGSALENTAPDYLNVLEIEEAVYASAKLGQKIDLRAK, encoded by the coding sequence ATGAGCGGCGCGGGTCGCATACGCGTGGCCTGCCTCGGTGCGGGGTATTTTGCGCAGTTTCACTATGACAGCTGGGCGCGGATGGCTGAGGTGGAGCTTGTGGGGTCCTGCGACATGGATCTGGTCAAGGCGGCGGCCACGGGGCTTCCGGCCTATGACGATCTGGGCCAGATGCTGGACGAGGCGGATCCGGATGTGTTGGACATCATCCTGCCGCCCAACGCACATGCCGCCGCTATCGAACAGGCGATTGCGCATGGGGTGAAGACCATCATCTGCCAAAAGCCCTTTTGCCGTGCGCTGGCCGAGGCGCGGCATATTGCACATCGGGCTGAGTCTGCGGGTGTGACGCTCATTGTACACGAGAATTTTCGGTTCCAACCGTGGTATCGCGCGATCAAGTCCGCGCTTGCCGCCGGGGCGGTTGGCCAGTTTCATCAAGCGACGTTTCGATTTCGGCCCGGCGATGGGCAGGGGCCTCGGGCCTATCTCGATCGCCAGCCCTATTTTCAGAAGATGCCGCGGTTTTTGGTGCATGAAACGGCGGTGCACTGGATTGATACGTTTCGGTATCTCTTTGGCGACCCGGTCTCGGTCTATGCGGATTTGCGCAAACTCAACCCCGTTATAGACGGAGAAGATGCAGGATACATCCTGTTTGAATATGCAAATGGTGCGCGGGCCCTCTTTGATGGGAACCGGCATCTGGATCATGCCGCTGACAATCTGCGCCGAACCATGGGCGAGGCATTGATCGAGGGTACTGATGGGGCGCTGAGCCTGTTTGGCGATGGGGCTGTGAGTGTCCGAGCCCAAGGGGCACTTGAGGGGCAGGTCATACTTGGACCAGATGAGTGGAGCGGGTTTGGCGGGGATTGCGTGCATGCCCTGCAAGAGCATGTCGTTGCTGGTCTAAATTCTGGCAGCGCATTGGAGAACACCGCGCCTGACTATCTAAATGTGCTTGAAATCGAAGAGGCGGTCTATGCGTCGGCGAAGCTGGGACAGAAGATCGATTTGAGGGCCAAATGA